Below is a window of Eschrichtius robustus isolate mEscRob2 chromosome 13, mEscRob2.pri, whole genome shotgun sequence DNA.
ccTAGAAAGGAGTGACCATTAGGCTGACAACAGATTTTTGAATGGTAATATTAGAAGACAATGGACTAAAATCTTTAAATGCCAAGAGAAAGTAACAGTTGGCCTGGAATTATATACCCACCTGAACAATCACTCATAAATAATGGTGAAGTTAAAATCATTTCAAACTGATTTAAGAAATTACTAAAGGGTAcatgtcaggaagaagaaaatgaaaccaaacaAAAGGAATGTGAATATCAGAAAGAATGGTGAACCAAGACATTCATTTAAGTTACCATTGACTTTTTAGAATAATACTAATAATGATGAATTTGGGTAgtttaaaaacaaatggaaagaaatatatCAGGCAGAAATATATAAGACAGGAATGGTCTACTGGAGTCTTACATCGATTACCTTTAGACTTACCTTAGACTGTTAGAGGTAATTGGCAAAAGAATAcagataaaaagtttaattatttCCAAATAGTGGGGCTCTTTCGGCACAAAACAGTTATTTAGCGCCTAGATGAAATACTTGTTAATGAATTGTGCACTTATAGGAAATAACAGAAATGTCTTATCAGCCTACcctaataaacataaaaccatatacatacaaatacatgAGCTGAAACTAGAATGGGAAGCAGAAGCAAGCATGAAGACCAAGGTACACCCATTACTTTAGGTCTACTGCAGgaaggaactatgaacctgagaTTTTTGTATTAAGCTGAGATCCCTACAGCAGGCTAGAGCACCTGAAACGAAGTTTCCCCAAGTTAAGCTTTCCGAATTACCAAAGATAAGATCAACCAAATATGAATTTACAGTCAGAAATcatcaaacatacaaagaaataaaccaTTATAAGTGAGAATCAGCAGAAACAATATATAATgaactcaataaatgcagaaaaagtatttgataaaattcggCACCCACTCAAATTTTTAGCAAATAAGGAATAAAAATGGACTTTCCTAGCATATACAGACTTTGAGAACTGAACTATACATAGGACAGATCATAGCTCAAGTTCCAAACATGGTACACACATGGACCAAATCTGAATAGCACTGCATAGTCTTTGAAAACTAAACTGATGTTGGAACCACGACCCACAGAAGGCTTGTCAGAACCTGCAGCTTGGACACAACCAGGCTGATAGCCTGGTAAAACAAGAATATCAAGAATTCTCCATAGGATTTAAACAGGAGTCTAATATAATATTGAAAATGTCCAACATTACATGGCATACAAAGAACCTGGAAGAATCTTAACTTGTAAGGGAAAAGACTATAAGCAAATGCCATCTCCTAGATgacccagatgttggaattatatGACAAAAACTTTAAAGGAGCTATTACTGAAGTGTTCTAACTAACAAGTAAGGGTGAATTCTCTTGAAATGCTTGGAAAGATAGGAACTCTTAGCAAAATACAGAAGATataaagagaacaaaatagaaatttaagaGCTGAATACACTAACAGAAATAAAACCTCACTGGACGGATTCAATAGGAGAACAGAGATAAAGAGTTAGTCAACTTCAAAGATAGTTCAATGGAGATTATCCAATCTGAAGAATAGAGATTGGAAAAATTAACTAATTCTCAGGGACTTGTGAGACAATACTCAAAGATCTAAAACTGTGTCATTCGAGTTATAGAACAGAAAAATGTTGCAGAAAAAATACTTgtagaaataatagctgaaatgtTCCCAAATTCGGTGAAACCTACACATTGAAAAAGCTTAGCAAATCTTAAACAAGATAAAACGCAAAGAAATCCCTGCCCAGATATAtatcataatcaaactgctgaaaaataaagacataaatattgtgagcagccagagaaaaatgacactACTTATAAGGGCATGATGTGAATGATTATAGATTTCTCATCAAAAACTGTGCAAGCTAGAAGAAATGAAATAGTATTCTTAAAGTGCTAAAGAAAACTATTAATCCAGAATTCTCTATCTAGTGAAAGTAACCCTCAGAAATGGAGGTGAACTAAGTATTCTCAgataaaggaaaactaagagaaatcATTGACAGCAGACTTGCTCTAAAATAACTGCTAAGAAAGTTCTTAAGACCAAAAGAAACTTGGAAGGTTAGGAATGAATAAAGGCAACAACAAGATCTGGGCAAATATAATGGACTACTCTCctattaaattctttaaaatatgtttgatgGTTGAAAAAAATGACACTGTCTGATGGGGTTTTCAGTGTAGGCAGTTTTAATATGTAAGACAACTACAACATAAATGGGGGAGGATAAAGAGATTTAATATGGTGGTAAAGTTTCTAAGGTTCACTTGAAGGGGTAAAATAGTGACTATAAATAGACTAGGCATCTATATTGTAACACCTAGAACAACTACTAAAGAAACTGTACAAAGAGGTTTAGTCAAATATACAATAAATTAGAGTTTTGAAAAATCTTAACTCAAAAGaatgcagaattttttaaaaagatagcaaataataaaatggtagatCAACCTATATCAGTCGTTATGTTAAGACAGCATGACTTAAACTCactaaaagacagagattataaatagacacaaaaatcctcaagaaaatattagtaaaccaagTACAACAACATATAGATGGTATTATACACCATAATTGAGTACGATTTATCCCAGAGTGCAAAATTGGTTTAACgtctgaaaatcaattaatgtaatacatcatatttatagaataaaaacaaaaaacttagtcATCtgaacagacacacaaaaaagcatttgatgaaatccagtaccctttaatgataaaaattctcatcaaacaAATAGATGGGagtttcctcaacctgataaagtgcATCTACAAAAGCccagagctaacatcatatttaatggtggaagactgaatgttttccccCCTAAGATCAGGCACAAGACAAGGCTGTGGATGTCTGCTCTCACTATTTCTACTTAACATTTTACTCAGGAAATCaggtaagaaaatgaaatgaaaggcatattggaaaggaagaaataaaagtttgcagatgacagtgatctcatatatagaaaatcccaaaggatccactaaaatagaactaataaataagttCAGCAGGGTTGTGGGATACAAAATCAATTggttttctatacactagcaataaacaatccaagaataaaattaagaaaacagtcctacttaaaataacataaaatgtataaaataatacttgaaattaaatttataaattcaaattatatGAAACAGAAGTATAAtacttgtatactgaaaactacaaaaccttgttgagagacattttttaaaaatctagggcttccctggtggcgcagtggttaagaatccacctgccaatgcaggggacacgggttcgagccctggtccgggaagatcccacatgccgtggagcaactaagcccgtgcaccacagctacttagcctgcgctctaaagcccgtgagccacaactactgagcccacgtgctgcaactactaagcctgcgtgccacaactactgagtccacgtgccacaactactgagcccatgcacctagagcccgtgctccgcaacaagagaagccaccgcaatgagaagcccgcgcaccgcaacgaagacccaacacagccaaaaataaataaataaaataaataaattaaaaaaaaaaaaaatctaaacaaaaagaCATCACATGTTCATCAACTGGAAGACTAAATATTgttaaagacaaataacccagttaaacaatgaagaaaagatttgaataaacatttctccaaagaagatatacaaatggccaatatgtATGTGAAAAACTGatcaacatcatttgtcattaggtaaatgcaaatcaaaataatgagatacggggcttccctggtggcgcagtggttgagaatctgcctgccaatgcaggggacacgggttcgagccctggtctgggaagatcccacatgccgcggagcaactaggcctgtgagccacaactactgagcctgcgcgtctggagcctgtgctccgcaacaagaggggccgcgatagtgagaggcccgcgcatcgcgatgaagagtggcccccacttgccacaactagagaaagccctcgcacagaaacgaagacccaacacagccaaaaataaataataaataaataacaaataaatgttaaaaaataaataaacaaataaataaatagctacacttataaaaaaaaaataatgagatacGACTTCAAACTTAGTAGGatgcctaaaaaacaaaaacaaacaaaaaacccataaCAGGTGTTGGTAAGGGGGGCAGTGGCTGTGGAAACAatctggcagttcttcaaaatacTGTGAGTATACATACCTTATAAGCCATTACTACTATTGCTATATATAtaagcaagagaaataaaaacataatcaaaagaaaattggctatattaatatcatacaaaataagacttaagagcaaagaaaattatcagagataaagagggagtcagttcaccaagaagacataacaatcctaaatatgTACGCATCTAACAACAGAGCTTCataatacatgtatcaaaaacttACAGaactgaaaagcaaaataaatccacAGTTATAGCTGAAAATTTGAGTACACCTACCTCAGTATCCGACAGAACTTGTAGCCAGAAATTCAGCAAGATTATAGAACTGAACAATACAATCAACCAGTCGGATCTAACTGACATTTTCAGAACACTTTACCCACGTGCACAAAGAACATTCACCAAGAAACACCACATCCTGGATCATAacaaaccttaacaaatttaGAAGAATTGAAATTATGCAAAGTTCTCATATTTGAATTAGACTAGAAGCCAGTAaaagaaagataacaggaaaatctccaaacataCGGAAATTAACACACTTAGAAATAATCCATGGACCAAACAGAAAATCTTAAGGGAAATTAGAAAGCACTGTGAacttaatgaaaaatgaaaatatcaaaatcTGGAGCTGTAACCAGTGGGAAATAATTAGAGGAAAATTTACCTTATTAAATAAAAActtataaaagaaggaaagtctCAAATCAACAAGTTTCCACTTGAAGAAACtaggggaaaaacaaaataagctcAAAGCAAGCAggagaaatgaaataatagagattaagagcagaaatcagggaattccctggtggtccagtggttaggactcctcacttccattgccaggggcccgggtttgatccctggtcggggaactaaggtcctgcaagaTGCATGGCATGGCCAGGGGGGAAAATAGAGCAGAAGTCAATgaacttgaaaaaagaaaactaatagagaTAATATAACTGAAAGGTGgttctttgggggaaaaagaaTTAGTAAAATTGATAATCCGGTAGCAAGATGGGGGGAATGGTGAATATAAAGGGGAGAGTGGTCAGAGATGAGGTTGGAGAGGTCACAGGGACAAGTTATGGCCTTGTAGACTCTGTCATTTATTCTGATAGGGAGCCACTGCAGATGAGTGACCTGATctgactgacattttaaaaagatgactgGTTGTTGATGACTGGTGTGGAGAATGGACTGTAGTAAGGGAAGGGCAGACTAAAGGAGGACCTGTTAGAGGCTACTGTTCAGTCAAGAGGTGGTGGCATGGACTGGGGTGCAGCAGTGGAGGTGATGAGGGTGGGtaagattctggatatattttcaaGATAGAGACAATGGGATTTGTTTATGAATTGGATAAAGGTtgtgagaaagagagaatgactccaaaatttttgaaaaacagaGTCGATATTTACTGACGTGGGTAAGACTGCACGCGGTGGAAGGATACCTGACATTAGATTTGGATGTATTAAGTTTGAGGTTGCCTATTGAGTGGAAGTATTCAATACACAATTGGATATAGCAGTTTCGAGTTAAGGAGAGAAGTTGAGGAAATATCATTTGAGGGGTCATCAGTATACACAAGGTATTCAAGCCTATGGGACAGATGAGCTCATTAGAAAGAATATAGATAGAGAAAGAGAAGTCCAAAAGACTAAGGTTCTCCAAGAATGAGGCAGGAGGATGAGGAAGAATGCAGAACAGTGGCAAATAATATCTcaaaatatagtaaaaataaagtaatatatatgGGAATGGTAAGCAACAATTTAGATAATGGTACTCTTTGAGGGGGGAGAAGAGCAGGGAAAGGAATTGGTAGTGACATTTTGGTGTATCTGTAAGTTAATTCCTATTAAAAATGAGATAtctaaagcaaatatggcaaaatagcATCTAATGATTCTTGGTACATGGTACGtgggtattttattttctgtacttcTCTTTATGCTCAAAATGTTTCataacttgggcttccctggtggcgcagtggttgagaatctgcctgccaatgcaggggacacgggttcgtgccctggtctggtaagatcccacatgccatggagcaactaggcccatgagccacaattactgagcctgcgcatctggagcttgtgctccgcaacaagagagaccgcgatagtgagaggcccacgcaccgcaatgaagagtggcccccgcttgccgcaactagagaaagcccttgcacagaaacgaagacccaacacagccataaataaataaatagatagatagatagataaataaataaaggaattcctttaaaaaaaaaaagtttcataacttaaaattgaaaaagaagtggCCACAGCATTCCACAGTCTCATGCGAGGCTGGCTGCTTAAGACCATGCAGGCAGCTTGTTAAATGGATTCTGGAGCTCTGTCCACTCAATCATTAGGGGTACCAGTTGGGAATCTGAATTCAGTAAACCTCTCCAGCTGATTCTGGTACATAAGCAGGTTTACAAACCACTGTGACAATTCTACAGATGGCTAACACAGAGTCCTATAGGACTGCcacctctcttgctctctgtgtGGGACTTCTGTTAGTACAGTCTACACTTGCAGCTCTTGGTGGGAAGACTGTCCAGAGTAAAGAGACCAAGCTGGAGAAGGATCTTCAATGTGTGGTAAGAGAACAGCTGAAGGATCTAAAATTATTTGGCCTCCAATAAAGAAGACCTGTAGCAGTTGTCAAATATTGCAAAGTAGGGCatggatatattgggttggccaaaaagtttattCGGGTTTTCCTGtgagatgttatggaaaaacccaaatgaactttttggccgacCCAATTAGGGTAAAGCCTACTCTAGCTTCATGGGTGGAATTAGCTGTGAGTCTAAATAAGGATGAGCTCTAACCATCCAAAAATTGAATAGTTTGCTTTTTGGAAGTTGTAGATGAATTATTCCTGGAAGTAGAGGCTGTTAGCAATGTTAGAGAATTCCTCCACGGGCTGGAGGGTTAGCACAGATAACATGAAAGATCCCTTTTAatgctgagggtttttttttttcctttgtgattcttttttgttattgttttcacaCAAGTAGTTCaggttttctgatttttctacaaTAAACACAGAATTCTTGagtaaacatttctttttccttttctttttttccccagaaacaaATAATGCTCCCTCCATCCCCAGCTGTGTTTTGGAAGACCTTTCTTTTCAGCAAggcatctttttccatccccttattCTTGCCatgagtccctttttttttttcaaccaagtCTGAGGGATGCCTGTGGAATCAAATGTACTTCTTGTTAAAATAAGCAATTTTATTTATCACTGATACTCTGCATTTTTATAGTAGTATTTTTTTTGTACTTTCCATCAAAGTTAGGAAAATGGGCTTTTTTCCCCccccagttatacatacatatataccttctttttcatattcttttccattatggtctgtcacaggatattgaatatagttccctgtgctatacagtaggaccttgttgtttatccattccatatataccagtttgcatctgctaaccccaaactcccaatccatccctctcccacctcactcccccttgacaaccaccagtctttatagtagtatttttttaattttaatttttattttttggccacgccacgtggcatgcaggatcttagttccccaaccagggatcgaactgtgcCCTGTGTAGTGCAAGTGCGGATTCTTCCACtggaaccactggaccgccagggaagtccaaaatttaatctttttaaataaaggtcACTGACACTATTTAGAAAATGAATAGTACTTTGTTAATTAATGAAATACCTCACAATGGAGCCATCTCTCCTGTAGGGGAAGGAGACATTTTATACCTCTGCAAGGGCCTTGTATATTGAAAGGCACTCTGTATGGGTATTTTGCTCAGTGTCTCTTTTCAGGTCTTCATAAACTAAAATATAACCAGCCTGCTAATAAACAAAGTCTAGTTTGTGCTAAAACACAGTATGTGCTAAACAAAGGATTCCTTGACACAAGAGTTTAGGTGTCTACCAGATTACTGTATTTTTAACCTGAGATTAAAAAGGTTTAGTAATTTCTTTGTAAAGCTGTCCTCATCACCAACATTAATAATAGAGTTCTGtttttcacagaaaaattttGAAAGACCTATCTTCTGAAGATACACGGGGCAGAAAAGGAGACGGAGAAAATCCTGGAGTTTCTGCTGTCACTTCTATGTCTGTTCCAACTCCCATCTATCAGACTAGCACCGGACAGTACAGTACGTATAGGAATAAGTTTCCCACCCGATAGACACACAAAAACTAACCTTTCTGTTTGAAGAAGTGGTGTGTAAACTGTCATACTTTAATAGTGATGATTATTAAAGGATAACATTTTGAGCCAGAAATAATGCAAAGTTCTTTTtcagtattatctcatttattccttacaACAACTTTGTGAGGTGGGCAGTTATCAATTTATGAGGGAACCGAGGCTTAGAGAGTCAGATAATatccctgaagtcacacagcttgtaagtgaTACACGGCTTGTAAATGATATACTTACTTCAGAGTATAAgtctgtgagttttgacaaatgcatggaGCTGTCTAagcaccaccacaatcaagacacTCCATCACCCCAAGAAATTCACTTGTGCTGTGTCCGTTTGTAGAtaatctctccctcctctcctaaCCCCTGTTCTTCAAGTTTTATTGGTGTCCCATCTGACCACCTCTCACCATCTCCAGTCATCCTCTCCACCACCTCAGTCTACACTCTCATCTGAATTACTGCAGTATCCGATTGGTCATCTTGCTTCCATTCTTGCTCTAATACTTTTCCATATCTCAGCCAaagcaatttatttaaaatgtcaattagatcacaCCATTTTTGCTCAGAATCTTCCAGTGACTTTAGAATAGGTCCCACAAGGCATTACATTCAGGATCTGGCTTTGCCTGCCACTCTGATCTCAGCTCCTGCCACTTGATGCCATTCTGGCCACACAGACTTTCTTGCTGTTCCTTATAACGCACGAAGCTTGTTTCTGCCTCAGGATCTTTGGAGGTGTCATCCCTACTACCTGCGCGTTCTTCACCCAGATCCTCACATGCCTTACATCCTCACtttttataattacatataaaTGCTATAAAATATAGTAGCTTAATTATAGAATGTATATAATTATAGATTAGCTTATTTATGATCTGTCCTCAAGGAATATAAGTTCACAACTATAACCTTGGCATACAGGGCCTGGCGCACGTAGGCTTTCATTAAAATGTGTTATGAATATAtgattttaagaatatatatagaatatttctGTGAGGACACATAAGAAACTGGGAATAGCGGTTGCAAGGAAGGAAATTTAGGAGCAGAGATCAGAGGCAATTGGGAGGTTCACTTTTCATTTTCaacaaaactgaattttttttttttaatcatatacATGTATTGctgtttccaaaaaaaattttttaaggcagCATATTAGCAAGTTAAAAGttatgatagggcttccctggtggtgcagtggttgagaatctgcctgccaatgcaagggacacgggttcgagccctggtctgggaagatcccacacgccgcggggcaactaggcccgtgagccacaattactgagcctgcgcgtctggagcctgtgctccgcaacaagagaggccgcgatagtgagaggcccgcgcaccgcgatgaagagtggcccccgcttgccgcaactggagaaagccctcgcacagaaacgaagacccaacacagcaatcaatcaatcaatcaataaaattttttaaaaagttatgataTATTAAATGGTTTATTCTAAACCcattaaaaattagaattatgaAAACTACATAGAAACTTGGGCTAATATTTCATATGATGTTACAACTGAAGTAAGTGTAGTACAAGTCATATTTAGGGCAGCATGATCCAGTAGAACTTGATGATGCAAATGTTCTGTATTTGCATTGTCCAGTACAGTAGCTGCTAAACTATGTGTGAATACTGAGCACGTGACATGTGGCTGGtgagactgaggaactgaattttttattttaattttagttaatttaaatagccatgcGTGGCTCATGGCTACTGTATTGAACACTACAGTTGAGTTCTTAAAAGAAGTAAATTCAACCAGGTAAATACACATGTTAAGCAAGTACAGGAAGATATgttgcaaaaatgaaaacattctgtattaacatatatatttaacatcaAAAGATGTGTATCTATAATGTGTGTAAATAAacctatttgatatttatatatcaATCTGTGTGAGCATAGGAAAAGATTAGGAAGGTTGTGCACCAAAATAATGTTTACCTCaggagggggggtggggagtggacaGTGGAATAAATAGGGATAATGggactttttatttatatatttatataaatatatttatatatgtatgtaatgtgTGTTGCAGGGAAGGAGATTGAAAGTAATTCCTAGTATAAGTTTAAAACAAATCTCTGaatctaaaaaattttaatgtctttaCTTCTAAAgtcattttattaaattaaagtATATGGGAATATTTGTAGTGTGGTAGTAGGGAAAGGGTAAGGGTAATCAGAAACAGCGGTCACCACTAGAGAGTGGAGCtaagaaaagagtatgaagatTTACTTTTTCATTATGTAACCTTTTATGCTTTTTGAATTTTCTTCCATAGGCACACTTatctattcaaaaatattttaaaatacaatctttttaatgcttttaaataaaaattacaaagtatGTTAATATTTCCTctacttatttttcctttaaaagttagTCATTGGTGGTACCCTCTTCTAATGGCCCAAAACTGCTGTGACAACATTAACAATTAGCATGGAATGCTCTATAGAGCCCAAAATGGGTTTTGACCAATCAGTTATTTATTGTACAATTTGAGACTAAATTTAAGATTAGTGCATCTGAAATACAAAATTTTCTGAAGAAATGCCGTTTTACTTGTTTTACATATAGCTCACCCAAAGTAATCAACAGTTATCAAGTGGAATTGCATTTAAACCTGTTTTAATAAAtagcaaatttttttttgccaatcCTTTGTCATTAGTGTGTTGTACAGCCTTATATTAGCTATGTTCTCTCTTTGGTTAAAGTTGCCATTGCCCCAAATGGAGCCTTACAGCTGGCCAGTCCAGGCACAGATGGAGTACAGGGGCTTCAGACATTAACCATGACAAATTCAGGCAGTACTCAACAAGGTACAACAATTCTCCAGTATGCACAGACCTCTGATGGACAGCAAATACTTGTGCCCAGCAACCAGGTGGTTGTACAAAGTAAGTTTGCTTAAGTATCTACGGAAAGCATCGCAAAGTACTTTCAAAGACACTTACAAATTAACTCATTCTTTTGACCACACAGCTGCATCAGGAGATATGCAGACGTATCAGATCCGTACCACGCCTTCAGCTACTTCGCTACCACAAACCGTGGTGATGACATCTCCCGTAACCCTTACATCTCAGACAACTAAGACAGATGACCCCcaactgaaaagagaaataaggtTGATGAAAAATAGGTAGGTAGTAAAATTATACTATCAGAATGGGTAATGTTTTTATAAATCTCAAAATATAACCAGATATTAACTGAGATTGTATATTAGAAATAAGGAGAGGGGATTATATCAACATTATTTTAACTGAGTGTTAGATTATGTCTAGTACATTTCCAGTGGATCAGTGAGTTCCTTTGCATAGTTTCTTTATTTAATATATGACCTAGAgttcttccatttttattgtaTCCTTTGAATAGCACTGTTAAGCAAAACTTTTCAGACAATATATTTTGTTCTTATTCAGATGACAAAgttaagtgaaaataataatttgcTGCTTGCTGTTGACTAGAGTAAGAACAGGCAAGAATTAGCAGGATTCTGCATAATACCTAATATACTTCTGGGTACAGAACTGctcttaaaaatgaattttgatcATGAAATATAGTAGTCATTTAACCCCCAGaaacatttctgtttgttttaaatctattttaaacatTGTTATATGCACTACATATACATCAGGCATTAAAAATCACTAGTTCTTTGAGAAAAAGAATATGATGGGTAGCCTTCTGCAGTGTgttcaagggaaaagaaaagacaccAATAAACcatattagaaacaaaaaagtgTAAATAGCCACAGAtacaacaaatttttaaaattataataaggttCTATTTTCAGGTCCTCTCCAATAAGTTAGAAAATTAGAATAAAGGATAATTTTCTAGAGCAATTAAAATTACCATAAAAGGACCAGATGGATACATTTAATTACTTCAAGATAAAATGTTTCTTTACTAAAAACAAGAGGAAGCATAACTGTAAATGACTTGGTAACAAGGCAGGGACCATCTGTTGTTTTGGAGGTTCCGACAAATACAAGTAAATGAAGTAAGTTAtgtaaatattagaaaagaattgTATCTCGTTGCTGATGATATGACTGTGTACCTAGGAAACCCAAAAGACTTGTTAAAAATTACTAGAGTGTGACTTCTCTTTCTGACAGTGTAACCTCAGCTACATAATAAAAGCTTGATGAAATATAAAAACCATCCTCTTAAATGACTGGATGAGCATGCA
It encodes the following:
- the ATF1 gene encoding cyclic AMP-dependent transcription factor ATF-1 isoform X1; this translates as MEDSHKNNASETAPQSGSTVQGAHISHIPQQMSLRGSAPVTIVPLPGEQVQVQGVIQTAQSSVIHPPHVQTVSSLSESEESQDSSDSIGSSQKTHGILARRPSYRKILKDLSSEDTRGRKGDGENPGVSAVTSMSVPTPIYQTSTGQYIAIAPNGALQLASPGTDGVQGLQTLTMTNSGSTQQGTTILQYAQTSDGQQILVPSNQVVVQTASGDMQTYQIRTTPSATSLPQTVVMTSPVTLTSQTTKTDDPQLKREIRLMKNREAARECRRKKKEYVKCLENRVAVLENQNKTLIEELKTLKDLYSNKSV
- the ATF1 gene encoding cyclic AMP-dependent transcription factor ATF-1 isoform X2, translated to MEDSHKNNASETAPQSGSTVQGAHISHIPQQVSSLSESEESQDSSDSIGSSQKTHGILARRPSYRKILKDLSSEDTRGRKGDGENPGVSAVTSMSVPTPIYQTSTGQYIAIAPNGALQLASPGTDGVQGLQTLTMTNSGSTQQGTTILQYAQTSDGQQILVPSNQVVVQTASGDMQTYQIRTTPSATSLPQTVVMTSPVTLTSQTTKTDDPQLKREIRLMKNREAARECRRKKKEYVKCLENRVAVLENQNKTLIEELKTLKDLYSNKSV